In one Alnus glutinosa chromosome 12, dhAlnGlut1.1, whole genome shotgun sequence genomic region, the following are encoded:
- the LOC133852558 gene encoding uncharacterized protein LOC133852558 — MPPRRRPLYDSNRVPRPEGNGEEDLPPPPPPPPFNDGVHPALVQLIADTTRQLAEVISRIPRPNERAEPVGCSLRDFASYHFRTSEGTEGQNVAEAWLTDIHVLYTTLGCTDEQKVQYIVLQLTGEAKRWWTARKVLLGERTVITWEMFKEEYNRRFFPRSQRQLRAIEFQNLVQARFAANLIPDEETKAERFENGLNPRIRERVICLEIKEYARLVEVASLAERGIRESAATYELKKRSKQPMTRPIKRQAVGSGFKPTLGKNLSNQKAVCSKCARTHLGDCKQGASTCFRCGKPGHFLKDCPTNAAGGARFQGSGTQACVYSLMPGGEEGVEGDEEDTDVVTGTIPLFGKIASTLFDSGATHSFISSTYVKLCSMTPRPLNQSITVSTPTGNIVTCRKSIEDCPIVLGDRVLPEWTGCRSTMPISTVGRKKLSFALQAKRNSNSVDLEYEPLHPFFLQFRQGEALAVVHKHFWPMSRLSRKENVSWKIYL, encoded by the exons ATGCCTCCTAGACGCCGTCCCCTCTATGACTCTAATCGTGTTCCCCGTCCTGAAGGAAATGGTGAGGAGGATCTGCCACCCCCTCCTCCACCGCCACCATTCAATGATGGCGTACACCCAGCTTTAGTGCAACTTATAGCTGACACCACTAGGCAACTGGCTGAAGTAATATCACGAATTCCACGACCCAATGAACGAGCCGAACCCGTGGGTTGCTCATTACGCGATTTTGCTAGCTATCACTTCCGAACTTCTGAAGGAACAGAAGGGCAGAATGTCGCAGAGGCTTGGCTCACAGATATACATGTACTGTACACCACCCTCGGTTGTACAGATGAGCAGAAGGTTCAGTACATTGTACTGCAGTTGACAGGCGAAGCTAAGAGATGGTGGACTGCAAGGAAGGTGCTGCTTGGGGAAAGGACAGTAATTACTTGGGAGATGTTCAAGGAGGAGTACAATCGACGGTTTTTCCCTCGATCTCAGAGGCAACTACGAGCAATAGAATTCCAGAATTTAGTCCAAG CTCGGTTCGCAGCCAATCTTATCCCTGACGAGGAAACGAAAGCAGAACGATTCGAGAATGGCCTTAACCCTCGCATCAGAGAAAGGGTGATTTGTCTGGAAATAAAGGAATACGCCAGATTGGTAGAAGTGGCGTCCCTAGCTGAAAGAGGAATACGGGAATCAGCCGCAACATATGAATTGAAGAAACGTTCGAAACAACCGATGACGCGCCCCATCAAAAGGCAAGCTGTTGGAAGTGGCTTTAAGCCTACCCTGGGAAAGAATCTTTCGAACCAGAAGGCCGTCTGCAGCAAATGCGCAAGGACGCACCTAGGGGATTGTAAGCAAGGAGCATCCACATGTTTTAGATGCGGTAAGCCTGGGCATTTTCTGAAGGATTGCCCTACGAATGCTGCGGGAGGAGCGAGATTTCAAGGAAGCGGAACTCAGGCATGCGTGTATTCTCTTATGCCCGGAGGAGAAGAAGGAGTCGAAGGTGATGAAGAGGATACAGATGTGGTGACAGGTACCATCCCTCTTTTTGGTAAAATAGCAAGTACCCTTTTTGATTCAGGTGCAACGCATTCcttcatatcatctacatacgttAAATTATGTAGCATGACTCCTCGACCCTTGAACCAAAGCATAACTGTATCCACACCTACTGGGAATATAGTTACTTGTAGGAAATCCATTGAAGATTGCCCTATCGTCTTAGGAGATAGAGTCCTACCG GAATGGACTGGTTGTCGAAGCACTATGCCAATATCGACTGTAGGAAGAAAGAAGTTGTCTTTCGCTCTCCAAGCGAAGAGGAATTCAAATTCTGTGGATCTCGAGTACGAGCCACTCCACCCCTTCTTTCTGCAATTCAGGCAAGGCGAAGCATTAGCTGTGGTGCACAAGCATTTTTGGCCTATGTCAAGGCTGAGTCGGAAGGAGAACGTAAGCTGGAAGATATACCTGTAG